The Acinetobacter calcoaceticus sequence ATGACTGATTTAAGTCTGAGCGAGTTTCATAACGTCGTTTCCACTGTGCAGATTCAACCATCCCAAGCAAAATCGAGTTCACACGAACACCATACTGAGTAAACTCATGAGCCAAAGAATGTGTCAGATTCAACAACGCAGCTCGTGCTGATGAAGTCGCAATCATGTGTGGCTCTGGTTGTAACGCCAGTAAAGAGTTCACATTGGTAATCGAAGCATTTGCCGACTGTTTTAAATCTTCAAGAAAAGCCCGAACCGGATGCAACACACTGAAATATTTCAGCTCAATTTCTTTCATCCAGTCTTCATCTTGCGTATTTTCAAAATTTGAAACACGGCCTTGTCCAGCATTGTTAATGAGCATATCAACATTGCCCAAATTGAGTTTTACGTCTTTGGCAAATTGTTGAACTTCTTCTTTTTTCAACACATTACATGCTTTGGTAAAAATATTGGCATGCGGATATTTTTCTAAAATATAGTGCTTAGAAGCATTTAAACGCTCTTCATCACGACCACACCAAGCTACTTTTGCACCCTCTACAACCAGTATTTCAACAGCAGCCAGCCCAATCCCAGAGGAGCCACCCGTAACAACTGCAACTTTTCCTTCAACTTGGAAGCTCATAATCCTTAATCTCTCTTACGATTGTTCCTGAATCGTCAACATAATTTGGTTAAATGCTTGCGGTTGGTCGACATAACTTAAATGTCCTGCATCTTGGATGATGTAGTGCTGTTCCAACTGCAATTCCTGAGCAAGCTCTTGTATACCTAACGCAGGAGTGATTTGATCTTGCTGCCCTGCAATTACTGTGCATGGGACTTTTAAATCTGTTAAATAATGACGTATTTCGTCATAGGCAAGTAAGTACGATGCATGTGTAAAACCCTTTAAGGTCAACTGCTGCATCACCTCTAAAACTAAAGCTAAGGCTTGTGGCTCTTGTTTATAAATCAAATGAGGCCCACGGCTTTCAGCCATCCCTTTAGCGCCTAACTCTTTCAACATTTTTGGTCTTTTTTCAAAAACCTGAATTTGTGTTTGTTCATCTTGACGTTGGTAGCCTTGAGCCAAATTGGCGATCACCAAATGCTCTACTCGCTCTGGGTAAAGTGCAGCAAATGCACTCGCCTGTAAGGCACCTAGTGAGTGGCCAACAACAATGGCTTTTTCAATTTTTAAAACTTCAAATAGCGCTGCCAAACGCTTTGCATAATCTTTGGCATTTGGTTGGTCAGTTAATAATTCATCTGATTTGCCATAGCCTGGTGCGTCCCAGGCAATGACATGAAAATGATGAGACAACACTTCAAGTTGGTTCACCCAAGAAGCAGAACCTGAACTAATGCCATGTAACAACACGAGGTATTCGCCCTGACCGGCTTCTCGATATGCTTGTTGCTGGCCTTGTACAGTCACCGTTTTAACCGGAAATTCTGCTAACTTTTCAATGAGTGTCATCATTTTCATTCCTTTCCCTTAACTCACATCATCAAGCGCTTAACGTTTGATTTGAGACAATGGATGCTCTGGTGGATAGTTTGGAATTGTTGGTTTACCTGTTCCTAACATTACGCACATCAAGGCATCGTCTTGACCTGGGTTAAATAGACCACGATAGATTCCCGGTGGAATTGAAATCAGGTCACGCTCTTTTAAACGGGTTTGAAATTTTTCGCCGTTGTGTTCAATAAATAGGTCAATCTCACCGCGGAGCATAAAGAAGACTTCTTCAACATCATGATGAATGTGCAAAGGACCTTCACACTGAGGCGGCAGTACCATTGTTGAAAAAGTAAAGTTCTCTGCTGGTACAGTGTTACTGTCATCTGCAACTCCTGTCGCCCCCGTACCCATATAACGCATTTGTGCACGGCGATATTTAGGGTCGTAATC is a genomic window containing:
- a CDS encoding alpha/beta fold hydrolase codes for the protein MMTLIEKLAEFPVKTVTVQGQQQAYREAGQGEYLVLLHGISSGSASWVNQLEVLSHHFHVIAWDAPGYGKSDELLTDQPNAKDYAKRLAALFEVLKIEKAIVVGHSLGALQASAFAALYPERVEHLVIANLAQGYQRQDEQTQIQVFEKRPKMLKELGAKGMAESRGPHLIYKQEPQALALVLEVMQQLTLKGFTHASYLLAYDEIRHYLTDLKVPCTVIAGQQDQITPALGIQELAQELQLEQHYIIQDAGHLSYVDQPQAFNQIMLTIQEQS
- a CDS encoding cupin domain-containing protein, encoding MTTQQFESWTQPEGASLEDWLNTRIARFDTRKYDFEALKFQADYDPKYRRAQMRYMGTGATGVADDSNTVPAENFTFSTMVLPPQCEGPLHIHHDVEEVFFMLRGEIDLFIEHNGEKFQTRLKERDLISIPPGIYRGLFNPGQDDALMCVMLGTGKPTIPNYPPEHPLSQIKR
- a CDS encoding SDR family oxidoreductase, which translates into the protein MSFQVEGKVAVVTGGSSGIGLAAVEILVVEGAKVAWCGRDEERLNASKHYILEKYPHANIFTKACNVLKKEEVQQFAKDVKLNLGNVDMLINNAGQGRVSNFENTQDEDWMKEIELKYFSVLHPVRAFLEDLKQSANASITNVNSLLALQPEPHMIATSSARAALLNLTHSLAHEFTQYGVRVNSILLGMVESAQWKRRYETRSDLNQSWEEWTGNIAKNRGIPMQRLGRPEEPARALVFLASPLASYTTGAALDVSGGFNKHL